DNA from Agathobaculum sp. NTUH-O15-33:
TCGTCTTCGCTGACGACGATAGGGGCTCGTACAACTGCGGCTACACCATCGGCGCGCAGGCCAAATCTGTTTTGGACGATGAAGCCATCGGCATTCTGGCCGACTACATGGACCGCTACTATTATTCGGATATTCCGCAGGGCGATGAAGATCGCATGTTCAGCCTTGTTTTTGAAAAAACGGGCGAGCGCATCATGACCGTGCAGAAATCCCCGCTGCCGGTTGTGGCCGTGTGTCTGGCGGTGGTGATCGTGGCGGCGCTGCTGTACCTTTGGGGCAAAAAAATGCGCGAAGCGCGCGAGCGCGAGCAAAAGCGGGCCGAGGAGATCCTGAAAACGCCGCTTGAAAAATTCGGCGATAAGGATATCGAGGATTTGGCTAAAAAATACGAGGATAAAAAGGACCCGTAAGGCATTCCAAGCGCCGTGTTATGTATGCGGCATTCATGATATAAACCGAATGGAGGAAACAAAAAATGGGCATTTTAGAGCGTTTCACCGACATTATCAAGGCAAATATCAACGACCTTTTGGATAAGGCGGAGGACCCCGCCAAGATGATCGATCAGTACCTGCGCGACCTGACGGAAAATCTGGCCGAGGTCAAGCGGGAAACCGCGGGCGTGATGGCGGAGGAAGCGCGCACCCGCCGCATGGTGGAGGATAACGAGGTAGAGGTAAAGAAGTACGACGACCTTGCCCGCAAGGCGCTCGCCGCCGGCAACGAGGGCGATGCACGCACCTTCCTCGGCAAAAAGCAGCAGTTGGAGGGCAAATCGGCCAGCCTGAAGGCGACCTATGACGCCGCGCATGAAAACGCGCAGAAAATGCGCCAGATGCACGATAAGCTGGTGGGCGATATCGAAAACCTGAACAGCCGCCGCGAGATGATTAAGGCCAAGGTCGCGGTCGCCAAGACGCAGGAAAAGGTAAACGGGTATGCCTCTTCGGCTGATAAGGCCGCGGGCGCGATGAACGCGTTTGACCGTATGGAGCGCAAGGCCGATCAAATGCTCGACCGGGCCAACGCGATGAGCGAGCTGAACCAGAAGCCGGTGGACGAAGCCGCCGCGCTAGAGGCCAAATACGCGGCCTCCGGCGCTTCCGCCTCGGTCGACGCGGAGCTGGAAAAGCTCAAAAAGGACATGGGACTGTAAATCATAGTTGTAAAAAGCCGCTTCCGAGTGTTTCGGAAGCGGCTTTTTCCTTTTATTCCTTGCAGCCGGCGCAGCATTCGCAGCTGTCGCAGGCGGAGGCGGCTTCGGCGGCCTTGCGGTCCTCGTAGGCGCGGAGCGAGCCCTCGGTCATATGGCTCAGCGCGGCGATTCGCTCGTTCACCATATCCCACATGCAAAGCGGCAGGTGGTCGCGGTGCCCGCGGTGGACGGTCACGCACTCGAAACAGTTGCCGTGGTGCGGACACGCTTCCTTACAGGGACAGTGGTCGCCCGCCTCGCGCACCTGCTTTAAAAATTCGCGTTTGATCTTGAGGGCTTCTTCTTTAAAGCCTTGGCGGTCAAGTTCGTTTTGCTGAATCGCCAGCTCGTTGCCGTCAATTTGCATGGGAAATTCCTTCTTTCCGTCGGTTTTTGTCTTTTTAGCATAGCAAATAGGGTCGCTCTCGTCAAGCGCGGCGCGCCAAGGTTCGGGGCCGATGCGTTCATTTGTGTAAAATGACGAAAAACTGGTCATAATTTCTAACGGTTTGACGGTGAAAACCGTCTTGCATAAATGTGAACGGTTTGTTACAATAAAAACAACAAGTGAACAAGAATCCGAAAAGTCAGTTGGATTGTTACCGCTTCGGCGGGCAAAACCAAATTTCG
Protein-coding regions in this window:
- a CDS encoding PspA/IM30 family protein; amino-acid sequence: MGILERFTDIIKANINDLLDKAEDPAKMIDQYLRDLTENLAEVKRETAGVMAEEARTRRMVEDNEVEVKKYDDLARKALAAGNEGDARTFLGKKQQLEGKSASLKATYDAAHENAQKMRQMHDKLVGDIENLNSRREMIKAKVAVAKTQEKVNGYASSADKAAGAMNAFDRMERKADQMLDRANAMSELNQKPVDEAAALEAKYAASGASASVDAELEKLKKDMGL
- a CDS encoding LPS biosynthesis protein, translated to MQIDGNELAIQQNELDRQGFKEEALKIKREFLKQVREAGDHCPCKEACPHHGNCFECVTVHRGHRDHLPLCMWDMVNERIAALSHMTEGSLRAYEDRKAAEAASACDSCECCAGCKE